The Dioscorea cayenensis subsp. rotundata cultivar TDr96_F1 chromosome 19, TDr96_F1_v2_PseudoChromosome.rev07_lg8_w22 25.fasta, whole genome shotgun sequence genome includes a window with the following:
- the LOC120249390 gene encoding uncharacterized mitochondrial protein AtMg00810-like, with translation MTYLGPLSTFLGIEITSQSDGFRLTQQRYTLDLLARSSLTDTRTAATPMELHLQLRASDGTPLPDPSRYRHLVGSLVYLAVTRPDISHAVHILSQFVAAPTSHYVHLLRVFALSSWYRISWSCSIHVIPLFSYRPIRMLLGLVPLMIAFLISVHRIFLGSSLIVWKTKKQHTIAKSRSRGRGVKVEYNNLWLTNRSSFNCMGLTSCTGLRMSKFNMVHLLFRNAQNTQLTLSIRGCSELEKQCNPGDYCQRLF, from the exons ATGACCTATTTGGGTCCACTGTCTACTTTCTTGGGTATTGAGATCACTTCTCAGTCTGATGGCTTCCGTCTTACTCAGCAGCGATATACTCTTGACCTTCTTGCTCGCTCTAGCTTGACTGATACTCGCACTGCTGCTACACCCATGGAGCTTCACTTGCAGCTCCGAGCTTCTGATGGGACTCCTTTACCTGATCCCTCTCGATATCGACATCTTGTTGGCAGCTTGGTTTACTTGGCTGTCACCCGTCCTGACATTTCTCATGCAGTCCATATTCTGAGTCAGTTTGTTGCAGCTCCTACTTCTCATTATGTACATCTTCTCCGAGTGTTCGCGCTATCTTCGTGGTACCGCATCTCGTGGTCCTGTTCTATTCACGTCATTCCACTCTTCAGCTACAGGCCTATTcggatgctacttgggctagttcCCCTGATGATCGCTTTTCTCATATCAGTTCATCGtatctttcttggatcttcTCTCATTGTTTGGAAAACTAAGAAACAGCATACAATAGCCAAGTCCAGATCTCGAGGTCGAG GAGTTAAAGTTGAGTACAATAATTTGTGGCTGACAAACAGAAGTTCATTCAATTGCATGGGTCTCACCTCTTGTACTGGATTGAGAATGTCAAAATTCAACATGGTTCACTTGCTCTTCAG AAATGCACAGAACACTCAACTGACACTATCAATCAGAGGATGTTCAGAGCTGGAGAAGCAGTGTAATCCAGGAGATTATTGCCAGCGTCTATTCTGA